A stretch of the Plasmodium yoelii genome assembly PY17X01, chromosome : API genome encodes the following:
- a CDS encoding apicoplast ribosomal protein L4: MDNIIILNINNNIFNNNIIFKYKYNFFIKLYLNNYIKIYKLLVYIIKYYYLNNIYKYKNTKNRSLINFSKKKVRVQKGTGKARLKTLSSTVCKQGACTFGPFYRNKIIKYNKFIYKLIFLYLLINKRSNILIIKFEYILGLLYIYKNIKFNNINELIYKILYLNGILVSKNYKIFNLYEINNKYILLNLILYNYIILIV; this comes from the coding sequence ATGGATAATATTATTATATTAAATATAAATAATAATATATTTAATAATAATATAATATTTAAATATAAATATAATTTTTTTATAAAATTATATTTAAATAATTATATTAAAATATATAAATTATTAGTTTATATTATAAAATATTATTATTTAAATAATATTTATAAATATAAAAATACAAAAAATAGAAGTCTTATTAATTTTAGTAAAAAAAAAGTAAGAGTTCAAAAAGGTACTGGTAAAGCTAGATTAAAGACTTTATCTTCAACTGTATGTAAACAAGGTGCTTGTACATTTGGTCCTTTTTATAGAAATAAAATTATTAAATATAATAAATTTATATATAAGTTAATTTTTTTATATTTATTAATTAATAAGCGTAGTAATATTTTAATAATTAAATTCGAATATATTTTAGGTTTATTATATATTTATAAAAATATTAAATTTAATAATATAAATGAATTAATTTATAAAATATTATATTTAAATGGGATATTAGTAAGTAAAAATTATAAGATATTTAATTTATATGAAATTAATAATAAATATATTTTATTAAATTTAATTTTATATAATTATATTATATTAATTGTATAA
- a CDS encoding ribosomal protein L23, putative, with protein MKEIILNFCLNNIFYKINFINSKFYIIYTNKYLTKLDIKYIIKNIFKFDISKNIKINNINKNNKNTLKIYFIKLK; from the coding sequence ATGAAAGAAATTATATTAAATTTTTGTTTAAATAATATATTTTATAAAATTAATTTTATTAATAGTAAGTTTTATATTATTTATACTAATAAATATTTAACAAAATTAGATATAAAATATATTATTAAAAATATTTTTAAATTTGATATTAGTAAAAATATAAAGATTAATAATATAAATAAAAATAATAAAAATACTTTAAAAATATATTTTATAAAATTAAAATGA